A window of the Sporosarcina sp. FSL K6-2383 genome harbors these coding sequences:
- the accD gene encoding acetyl-CoA carboxylase, carboxyltransferase subunit beta, with protein sequence MKNKKRHPITIPSDDAKNDVPEGIMTKCPQCKNIILTKDLMKTLKVCPKCDHHLKMTAAERVDCLFDEGTFESIDNHLKTENPLQFPAYTEKIESDAKKTGLNEAVLTGTGKIDGYEVAVAIMDAHFRMGSMGSVVGEKITRAIEKATMLGIPMIIFSASGGARMQEGVLSLMQMAKTSVALNRHATKGLLYISVMTYPTTGGVSASFASVGDINIAEPKALIGFAGRRVIEQTVREKLPEDFQTAEFLLDHGQLDAVVHRNDMKNTLAKIARLHTKEAK encoded by the coding sequence ATGAAAAATAAAAAAAGGCATCCGATAACGATACCTTCTGATGATGCAAAAAATGATGTGCCTGAAGGAATTATGACAAAATGTCCGCAATGTAAAAATATTATTTTAACAAAGGATTTAATGAAAACATTAAAGGTTTGCCCGAAATGTGATCATCACTTAAAAATGACGGCGGCAGAGCGTGTAGATTGCTTATTTGATGAAGGCACTTTTGAGTCCATCGACAATCATCTGAAAACTGAAAATCCACTCCAATTTCCAGCGTATACGGAAAAGATTGAATCGGATGCTAAGAAAACAGGGCTAAATGAAGCAGTCTTAACAGGAACTGGGAAAATTGATGGCTATGAAGTAGCCGTTGCGATTATGGATGCCCATTTCCGCATGGGATCAATGGGCTCAGTTGTCGGTGAGAAAATTACACGTGCGATTGAAAAGGCAACAATGCTTGGTATTCCAATGATTATCTTTTCGGCGAGTGGCGGTGCTCGTATGCAAGAAGGTGTATTATCGCTTATGCAAATGGCGAAAACGAGTGTTGCACTGAATCGCCATGCTACGAAAGGCTTGCTATATATTTCTGTCATGACCTATCCAACAACGGGCGGTGTGTCGGCTAGCTTTGCATCCGTAGGTGATATTAATATCGCAGAGCCGAAAGCGCTTATTGGGTTTGCTGGTCGACGAGTTATTGAACAAACAGTTAGGGAGAAGTTACCGGAAGACTTCCAAACGGCTGAGTTTTTGTTGGATCATGGACAACTGGATGCGGTTGTTCATCGTAATGATATGAAAAATACATTGGCTAAAATTGCTCGACTTCATACGAAGGAGGCGAAGTGA
- a CDS encoding GntR family transcriptional regulator, with protein sequence MQNPKPSSKMFLDIVGELRTIIKEEGIKTGGKLPSERELVERLQAGRSTIREALRSLELLGLIETRRGEGTFLVDFQKHQLVEVLAAFIMQQPKSLIDVQETRQIHETAALMLVCRDRSLRSLPVWESLLVKIETDGQILREDLIREMIVATGNRLSLKIWFLLKQYSKVPYGEMTAADENNIVKGLLQNVLDGDELNALQAYSKWIELVEGERGENSNDSRYIHEK encoded by the coding sequence ATGCAAAATCCAAAACCGTCATCGAAGATGTTCCTCGATATTGTCGGTGAACTTAGAACAATTATTAAAGAAGAGGGCATTAAAACGGGTGGAAAACTACCATCAGAGCGAGAATTGGTGGAACGTCTACAAGCCGGAAGATCGACAATCCGCGAAGCGTTGCGTAGTTTGGAGCTGCTTGGATTGATTGAAACACGTCGTGGAGAAGGGACGTTTCTCGTCGATTTCCAAAAGCATCAGCTTGTTGAAGTACTGGCCGCATTTATCATGCAGCAACCGAAATCACTCATTGATGTGCAAGAAACAAGACAGATTCACGAAACAGCTGCGCTAATGTTAGTATGTAGGGATAGGTCACTACGCAGTTTGCCTGTATGGGAAAGTTTACTCGTTAAAATTGAAACAGATGGGCAAATTCTTCGAGAGGATCTCATTCGTGAAATGATTGTTGCGACTGGCAATAGATTGTCGCTTAAAATCTGGTTTTTATTGAAACAATATAGTAAGGTCCCTTACGGTGAAATGACAGCAGCCGATGAAAATAACATCGTAAAAGGTCTGCTTCAAAATGTGCTCGATGGTGATGAATTGAATGCGTTGCAAGCCTATTCGAAATGGATAGAACTAGTTGAAGGTGAAAGAGGGGAAAATAGTAATGATTCGCGATATATTCATGAAAAATAA
- the dnaE gene encoding DNA polymerase III subunit alpha: MRLVYPQVVTGADLLRGIIKLDRLAPLLQRRGASSVAIVNSKLYGVRSFYKVMTKYGIRPVIGLSIFVEVSETEAVLLYIYAKDDEGYHNLLKMSSAVAVRDSETLPLQWLKAYSSGCIIVCPLTDISWNGLRTTDVFQQLLANCGKSQIVIGISRSGGVKHSEEEAIEAIAELELTMIVAVHEARYLMQEDAFAYEVADAIRTGYKLNDPARPTVMQQAAYVPEESELVEWFADRPHWLGNMSELLLACEVSLPPSKSLMPIFPVPTGETATSLLNKNSIAGLQRRLGTVTEAYMERLRYEITVISSMGFADYFLIVEDFMRYAKDNHILTGPGRGSSAGSLVAFALGITDVDPLKYGLLFERFLNPDRITMPDIDIDFADNRRTEVIDYVAQKYGKTHVAQIITFGTLSARSVARNVARVFDFSNEEMAFLSKEIPNRHEGTLEEAVVQSKVLRDWMAIDPERSKWLEAASLIEGLPRNASTHAAGVILSPVPLVEVVPLQSGGDDIYLTQWPMGDVEAQGLLKMDFLGLRNLTLLDRIRSMIDYDQRMRLDFEAIPLDDEKTFELFRKGDMTGIFQFESEGMREALRLIQPTSFNDIFAINALYRPGPMDHIPLYSRRKSGSESVTYLHPQLETVLKETYGVIIYQEQIMQIAVRIAGFTMGEADLLRRAISKKNRDILQKERAHFTQSAVNNGFPENVAVAVYDLIVKFADYGFPKSHAVAYSLISYRLAYLKANEPAYFYAALLSTMTGNNHKTMELLRESEAHGVKILPPSVKKSRYMYTVENGAIRMGLGAIKGVTPVFFGALKEARKSNGSWRTLFDMADGLGVEAFTEKAILPLIKAGALDDFGQSRSVLLASIKGAISHQLFGGEASPKYSPANDQERMEILESEKEVLGFYLSDHPVTEVKRAAGEEFNAIATLASAKDREQVKIAGLITDIKLIRTKKGEAMAFVTIQDETADISCTFFPRQYASSVNRLVEMTIIQLLGTVERHRGKPQIIVQQLKE, encoded by the coding sequence TTGAGACTTGTCTATCCGCAAGTAGTAACTGGCGCAGATCTTTTGCGCGGTATTATAAAACTCGATCGACTAGCCCCACTTCTACAGAGGAGAGGGGCTAGCTCTGTTGCTATCGTCAACTCTAAATTATATGGAGTACGTTCATTTTATAAAGTGATGACGAAGTATGGAATTCGTCCGGTTATTGGATTATCTATTTTTGTGGAAGTCAGCGAGACAGAAGCCGTTTTGCTATACATATATGCGAAGGATGATGAGGGCTACCATAATTTGTTGAAAATGAGTAGCGCCGTAGCTGTCAGAGACTCCGAAACACTACCGTTACAATGGTTAAAGGCCTATAGCTCAGGATGTATCATCGTTTGTCCACTAACGGATATTTCGTGGAATGGATTACGTACGACAGATGTATTTCAACAACTGCTGGCGAATTGTGGAAAATCGCAAATTGTGATTGGAATAAGCCGTTCTGGGGGTGTTAAGCATTCTGAAGAAGAAGCAATTGAAGCAATTGCAGAACTGGAACTGACAATGATTGTAGCTGTCCATGAAGCTCGCTATCTTATGCAGGAGGATGCTTTTGCCTATGAAGTTGCGGATGCAATTCGAACAGGGTATAAGCTGAATGATCCAGCAAGACCGACCGTCATGCAGCAAGCTGCCTATGTTCCAGAAGAAAGTGAGCTTGTCGAATGGTTTGCAGATAGACCACACTGGCTTGGAAATATGTCCGAACTGCTCTTAGCCTGTGAAGTTAGTTTACCTCCAAGCAAGTCGCTTATGCCGATATTTCCCGTTCCGACAGGAGAAACAGCTACCTCTTTATTAAACAAAAATAGCATCGCAGGTTTGCAACGAAGGCTTGGAACAGTAACAGAAGCTTATATGGAACGTCTACGCTATGAAATAACGGTCATAAGTAGCATGGGCTTCGCAGATTATTTCCTCATTGTTGAAGATTTCATGCGCTATGCGAAGGATAATCACATCCTAACCGGGCCGGGTCGAGGGTCTTCAGCAGGCTCGCTTGTAGCCTTTGCACTTGGCATTACAGATGTTGACCCTCTTAAATATGGATTATTATTTGAAAGGTTTTTAAATCCAGACCGTATTACAATGCCTGATATTGATATTGATTTTGCCGATAACCGTCGTACTGAAGTAATTGATTATGTCGCACAGAAATATGGTAAAACACATGTGGCACAAATTATTACATTTGGTACTCTATCTGCCAGATCTGTTGCGCGTAATGTGGCACGTGTATTTGATTTTTCGAATGAAGAAATGGCTTTTCTTTCGAAGGAGATTCCGAATCGACATGAGGGGACTTTGGAGGAAGCTGTTGTCCAATCGAAGGTACTACGTGACTGGATGGCTATAGATCCTGAACGTAGTAAATGGTTGGAGGCGGCATCGCTGATTGAAGGGCTACCCCGAAATGCATCGACACATGCGGCGGGTGTTATTTTATCGCCTGTGCCACTCGTGGAGGTTGTGCCGTTACAAAGTGGGGGAGATGATATTTACCTCACGCAATGGCCAATGGGAGATGTTGAAGCGCAAGGGTTATTGAAAATGGATTTTCTAGGCTTGCGCAATTTGACTTTATTGGATCGAATTCGCTCAATGATTGACTATGATCAGCGTATGCGCTTGGATTTTGAGGCAATCCCACTCGATGACGAAAAAACATTTGAACTGTTTCGAAAAGGTGATATGACGGGGATTTTTCAGTTTGAATCGGAGGGGATGAGGGAAGCGTTACGACTTATTCAGCCGACGTCGTTTAATGATATTTTTGCTATTAATGCGTTGTATCGTCCGGGTCCGATGGATCATATTCCACTATATAGCCGCAGGAAAAGTGGTAGCGAGAGCGTCACGTATCTTCATCCACAGCTGGAAACGGTGTTGAAAGAAACCTATGGCGTCATTATTTATCAGGAACAAATTATGCAAATCGCAGTTCGAATCGCGGGATTTACGATGGGTGAGGCCGATTTGTTGAGAAGGGCCATTAGTAAGAAAAATCGAGATATTCTTCAAAAAGAACGTGCGCATTTTACGCAAAGTGCAGTAAACAATGGGTTTCCGGAAAATGTAGCTGTCGCAGTATATGATTTGATTGTTAAATTTGCAGATTATGGATTTCCAAAAAGCCATGCAGTAGCATACTCGCTTATTTCGTACAGGCTTGCTTATTTGAAGGCTAATGAACCAGCCTATTTTTATGCGGCGTTGCTGTCAACGATGACAGGTAACAATCATAAAACGATGGAGCTACTGCGTGAATCGGAGGCGCATGGTGTCAAAATTCTTCCGCCGTCTGTCAAGAAGAGTCGATATATGTACACCGTGGAAAACGGAGCAATTCGGATGGGGTTAGGAGCCATTAAAGGTGTTACCCCTGTTTTTTTCGGGGCACTTAAAGAGGCAAGGAAGTCCAATGGGAGCTGGAGAACTTTATTTGATATGGCAGATGGACTTGGGGTGGAAGCCTTTACAGAGAAGGCAATCCTTCCTCTCATTAAAGCGGGGGCACTCGATGATTTTGGACAATCGCGGTCGGTACTACTCGCATCTATCAAAGGGGCAATCAGTCACCAGTTATTTGGCGGGGAAGCTAGTCCGAAGTATTCGCCTGCTAACGATCAGGAGCGTATGGAAATACTTGAATCTGAAAAAGAGGTGCTTGGCTTCTATCTTTCGGATCACCCTGTTACAGAAGTAAAAAGAGCAGCAGGCGAAGAATTTAACGCGATTGCAACGTTAGCTAGCGCTAAGGATCGTGAGCAAGTGAAAATTGCTGGCCTCATTACAGATATTAAACTAATTCGGACGAAGAAAGGAGAAGCGATGGCATTTGTCACCATCCAAGATGAAACGGCAGATATTTCGTGTACCTTTTTCCCGAGACAATATGCATCCTCGGTTAACCGGTTAGTTGAAATGACCATTATTCAACTGCTAGGGACTGTGGAACGTCACAGAGGGAAGCCGCAAATAATTGTGCAACAGTTAAAAGAATAA
- a CDS encoding bifunctional oligoribonuclease/PAP phosphatase NrnA, with product MKRQIIDTIEKYDKIIIHRHVRPDPDAYGSQMGLKELIQANYPSKQVYAAGAHEESLTYLALPDQVDEALYEGALVIVTDTGNTGRIDGEFYTKGDLLMKIDHHPDADPYGDVKWVNTESSSTSEMIHSLFVIGQAEYGWNMTTVAARLLFAGIVGDTGRFMFPSTKVHTFEVASDLIKYDFNRTELFAGMYEVNRELLHLKGFMYQNFQMDENGAAFVKIDKAILDRFNVTASDTSQLVGALGDVKGICAWVIFIEEEDQIRVRLRSKGPVINQLAAEFGGGGHPLASGASVHSWEEADVVIAKLTQLCK from the coding sequence TTGAAAAGACAAATCATTGACACAATTGAAAAGTACGACAAAATTATCATTCACCGTCATGTAAGACCAGATCCAGATGCTTACGGATCTCAAATGGGCTTGAAGGAGTTAATACAAGCCAATTATCCATCGAAGCAAGTGTATGCGGCAGGCGCACATGAAGAGTCACTTACATACTTAGCACTTCCTGACCAGGTAGACGAAGCATTATATGAAGGTGCTCTTGTGATTGTCACAGATACAGGCAATACGGGACGAATTGATGGCGAATTTTATACAAAAGGCGATTTACTAATGAAAATTGACCATCATCCAGATGCAGATCCTTATGGTGATGTGAAATGGGTGAACACAGAATCAAGTTCAACTTCAGAAATGATCCATTCATTATTTGTGATCGGCCAGGCAGAGTATGGATGGAATATGACGACTGTAGCGGCTAGATTGTTGTTTGCGGGAATTGTCGGAGACACGGGACGCTTTATGTTCCCAAGTACGAAGGTACATACGTTTGAAGTTGCGAGTGATTTGATTAAATACGATTTTAATCGAACAGAGTTGTTTGCAGGAATGTATGAAGTGAATCGAGAGCTGCTGCATTTAAAAGGCTTTATGTATCAAAACTTCCAAATGGATGAGAACGGGGCGGCATTCGTCAAAATAGACAAGGCGATATTGGATCGATTTAATGTGACGGCTTCTGATACATCTCAGCTTGTAGGAGCACTTGGGGATGTCAAAGGAATTTGTGCATGGGTTATTTTCATTGAAGAAGAAGACCAGATACGTGTGAGATTACGTTCGAAAGGTCCTGTTATTAACCAATTGGCAGCTGAGTTTGGAGGCGGGGGTCATCCGCTGGCTTCTGGCGCATCAGTCCATTCATGGGAAGAAGCAGACGTAGTCATTGCAAAGCTAACACAATTATGTAAGTAA
- a CDS encoding YtpI family protein yields the protein MLNFILVFLIIASFVFYFYFKTRQFRTKSVFPIRKKMFASMAGSSLGTLLLFFGINQLILFSGIVTYVIAALFIGLGAYVAIFNFKAYKHYLSFVDEENKLNKN from the coding sequence ATGTTAAATTTCATTTTAGTATTTCTTATTATTGCTTCTTTTGTCTTTTATTTTTATTTTAAAACGCGGCAATTCAGAACAAAATCTGTCTTCCCCATCCGCAAAAAAATGTTTGCCAGTATGGCCGGTTCATCTCTAGGTACTCTCCTATTGTTTTTTGGAATCAATCAACTTATCCTATTTAGCGGCATTGTGACATACGTAATCGCAGCTCTATTCATCGGATTAGGCGCTTATGTCGCGATTTTCAATTTCAAAGCATATAAACATTATCTAAGCTTCGTAGATGAAGAAAATAAGTTGAACAAAAACTGA
- a CDS encoding DRTGG domain-containing protein, producing the protein MATKHELILQHIEGLAVGEKISVRQVARALNVSEGTAYRAIKEAENQKLVNTIERVGTIRIEKKKKDNIERLTFAEVLNIVDGLVLGGRGGLHKTLTKFVIGAMQLDDMMRYIDAGSLLIVGNRLKAHETALLAGAAVLVTGGFDASDDVKKLADELELPVISTSYDTFTVATMLNRAIYDQLIEKEILLVEDILTPLAKTITLSTKDKVTHFNEVNRQTSHSGYPVIEKNGKLVGIITSRDAIGKSNEELIEKVMTRHPITVTGKTSVASAGHSMIWEGIDLMPVVTDAGMLAGIISRQDVLKAFQMTHRQPQQGETIDDIVKNQMKSSADQKMTVEFTVIPQMTNQFGSLSYGALTTLLTEAGNRAIKMRKRGESVPENMTLYFIKHVQLGSVVIVEPRILQISRRFVKVDFDILSEGEFVAKAVFMYQLFER; encoded by the coding sequence ATGGCGACGAAGCATGAGTTAATATTACAGCATATTGAGGGGCTTGCTGTCGGCGAAAAAATATCTGTTCGCCAAGTAGCCCGTGCGCTAAATGTCAGCGAAGGAACGGCATACCGAGCTATAAAAGAGGCGGAAAACCAAAAACTCGTCAATACAATTGAACGCGTGGGGACAATTCGTATCGAAAAGAAAAAGAAAGACAATATTGAGCGGCTAACATTTGCAGAAGTGCTAAATATTGTCGATGGCCTTGTGCTTGGGGGACGTGGGGGCTTACATAAAACGTTGACCAAGTTTGTCATTGGTGCGATGCAACTGGATGATATGATGCGCTATATCGACGCAGGTAGTCTACTAATTGTAGGAAATCGCTTGAAAGCACATGAAACAGCTTTATTAGCAGGTGCTGCGGTGCTCGTTACAGGTGGTTTTGACGCATCAGATGATGTGAAAAAATTAGCGGATGAACTGGAGTTACCGGTTATTTCAACAAGCTACGACACATTTACTGTAGCGACAATGCTGAATCGAGCGATTTACGATCAGTTGATTGAAAAGGAAATTTTGCTTGTAGAAGATATTTTGACCCCGTTAGCGAAAACAATCACATTATCAACGAAGGATAAGGTTACTCATTTCAATGAAGTGAACCGCCAGACGTCCCACTCAGGCTATCCCGTTATTGAAAAAAACGGTAAACTCGTAGGTATTATTACGTCACGTGATGCCATTGGTAAATCGAATGAAGAATTGATTGAGAAAGTGATGACACGCCATCCGATTACGGTTACAGGTAAGACAAGTGTAGCATCAGCGGGGCATAGTATGATTTGGGAAGGTATCGACCTCATGCCAGTTGTGACGGATGCAGGAATGCTTGCAGGTATTATTAGCAGGCAGGATGTGTTGAAGGCATTCCAAATGACACATCGGCAGCCACAGCAAGGTGAGACCATTGATGATATCGTAAAAAACCAAATGAAAAGCTCGGCAGATCAGAAAATGACTGTAGAATTTACAGTTATTCCGCAAATGACAAACCAGTTTGGTTCGTTGTCCTATGGCGCATTGACGACGTTATTGACAGAAGCCGGGAATCGAGCCATCAAAATGCGTAAGCGTGGGGAAAGTGTTCCAGAAAATATGACATTGTACTTTATAAAGCACGTCCAACTAGGTAGTGTCGTCATCGTAGAACCGCGTATTTTGCAAATAAGCAGACGGTTTGTCAAAGTAGATTTCGATATTTTATCGGAAGGTGAATTTGTCGCAAAGGCTGTGTTCATGTACCAATTGTTTGAGCGTTAA
- a CDS encoding metal-dependent hydrolase, with amino-acid sequence MRISYHGHSVVKIITGNNTILIDPFITGNKLTDLVVSDEKPNIILLTHGHNDHVGDTVAIAKASDALVIATFELANYLENQGVKTHGMGIGGACTFDFGTVKFTQAFHSSSYETEDNDIVYTGMPAGILLTVEEKTIYHAGDTALFGDMQMIGKRHPIDVAFLPIGDNFTMGPEDAAYAVELLNPQVTVPIHFDTFPPIKQNPEVFKKLVTNHTVKIMRVGESFES; translated from the coding sequence ATGCGAATTTCATATCACGGACATTCCGTTGTAAAAATAATAACAGGCAACAATACCATTCTTATTGATCCGTTCATTACCGGAAATAAGCTGACGGACCTAGTTGTTAGTGATGAAAAGCCGAATATTATATTGCTGACACATGGCCATAATGACCATGTTGGTGATACAGTAGCCATTGCTAAAGCAAGTGATGCACTCGTTATTGCGACCTTTGAACTTGCTAACTATCTTGAAAATCAGGGTGTGAAAACGCACGGCATGGGTATTGGCGGAGCGTGTACCTTTGATTTTGGGACAGTGAAATTTACGCAAGCGTTTCATAGTTCATCCTACGAGACGGAGGATAATGATATCGTCTATACAGGGATGCCAGCGGGTATTTTACTGACAGTGGAAGAGAAAACAATTTATCATGCAGGGGATACAGCACTCTTTGGTGATATGCAAATGATTGGCAAACGTCATCCGATTGATGTAGCTTTCTTGCCGATTGGCGATAACTTTACAATGGGACCCGAGGACGCAGCTTATGCTGTGGAATTGCTGAATCCGCAAGTAACGGTTCCGATTCACTTCGACACATTTCCGCCCATTAAGCAGAATCCAGAAGTTTTTAAAAAGCTTGTCACTAATCATACAGTGAAAATTATGCGGGTTGGCGAGTCGTTCGAATCTTGA
- a CDS encoding Xaa-Pro peptidase family protein has protein sequence MSKVKEIQQYLHKENIDAAFITTPDNVFYITGFHSNPHERLLGVMVFKDAEPFIICPLMEVPDVKAAGWSFEAVGHEDTQDAWDVVMSAIRSRGDLPVTVAIEKAHLTVERFERMGQLLPNTTFSRLDEQLNTMRNIKSEDELINLRKAAELADYAITVGCKEIAEGKTELEILMAIEFEMKRKGAEKMSFDTMVLSGPKTASPHGTPGDRKIQQGDFILFDLGVVYNGYCSDITRTVAFGEPTEKMREVYETVRQAEQAAIDKVRPGVRAFEIDKAARDVIDEAGYGEYFTHRVGHGLGISVHEFPSITGTNELELEEGMVFTIEPGIYHPAITGVRIEDDVVVTANGVEVLTKFPKELQIIQP, from the coding sequence GTGAGTAAAGTGAAAGAAATTCAACAATATCTGCACAAAGAGAATATCGATGCTGCTTTTATTACAACACCTGACAATGTCTTTTACATTACAGGATTTCACAGTAATCCCCACGAACGATTATTAGGGGTTATGGTGTTCAAGGATGCCGAACCTTTCATCATCTGTCCATTGATGGAAGTGCCTGACGTCAAGGCGGCTGGGTGGTCTTTTGAAGCAGTTGGACATGAAGATACGCAAGATGCATGGGATGTCGTGATGTCGGCTATTCGTAGTCGTGGTGATCTTCCTGTTACTGTCGCTATTGAAAAAGCACATTTGACCGTGGAACGCTTCGAGCGAATGGGACAACTATTGCCAAATACGACATTCAGTCGACTCGATGAACAGTTAAATACTATGCGAAATATTAAGAGTGAGGACGAGCTGATTAATTTACGAAAAGCAGCAGAGCTAGCTGATTATGCAATTACAGTTGGCTGCAAAGAAATTGCTGAAGGTAAGACCGAGTTAGAAATACTGATGGCGATTGAGTTTGAGATGAAAAGAAAAGGTGCCGAGAAAATGTCATTCGATACGATGGTACTATCTGGACCGAAAACAGCTTCTCCACATGGCACACCAGGAGATCGTAAAATTCAGCAGGGGGATTTCATCTTATTTGACCTTGGTGTCGTCTATAACGGCTATTGTTCCGATATTACCCGAACAGTTGCTTTTGGCGAGCCAACTGAAAAAATGCGTGAAGTTTACGAAACCGTTAGACAAGCCGAACAGGCTGCAATTGATAAAGTACGACCGGGTGTCCGGGCTTTTGAAATTGATAAAGCTGCAAGGGATGTCATTGATGAGGCAGGTTATGGAGAATATTTCACACACCGCGTTGGTCACGGGTTAGGAATTTCAGTGCATGAATTCCCATCAATTACGGGGACTAATGAGCTTGAGCTTGAAGAAGGGATGGTCTTTACCATTGAACCAGGTATTTATCATCCAGCGATCACAGGTGTTCGAATCGAAGATGATGTTGTCGTTACTGCGAATGGCGTTGAAGTATTGACGAAGTTCCCGAAAGAATTACAAATTATTCAACCGTAA
- the ald gene encoding alanine dehydrogenase — protein sequence MRIGVPKEIKNNENRVAMTPAGVFTLKSAGHEVFIETGAGLGSSFTDEQYIASGAQIVATAEQAWDTDMVMKVKEPITSEYGFFREGLILFTYLHLAPEVELTNALLAKKVIGIAYETVQLPNNTLPLLAPMSEVAGRMATQIGAQYLQQTNGGKGILLGGVPGVSRGQVTIIGGGQAGANAARVAVGMGAKVTVLDLSVDRLRYLDEIFGNDIQTLVSNPFNIAESVKNSDLVVGAVLIPGAKAPKLVSEDMVKSMKSGSVLVDIAIDQGGIFATSDRVTTHDNPTYEKHGIVHYAVANMPGAVPQTSTMALTNVTVPYALQIANKGYKQACLDNLALQKGINTLEGHVTYKAVADDQGIDYVTAETLLNR from the coding sequence ATGCGTATTGGGGTTCCAAAAGAAATTAAGAACAATGAAAACCGTGTCGCGATGACACCGGCAGGAGTTTTTACTCTAAAATCAGCTGGACACGAAGTCTTCATCGAAACAGGGGCTGGTCTCGGTTCAAGCTTTACAGATGAGCAGTATATTGCATCGGGTGCGCAAATCGTTGCGACTGCGGAACAAGCATGGGATACCGATATGGTGATGAAGGTAAAAGAGCCAATTACTTCAGAGTACGGCTTTTTCCGTGAAGGGCTTATTCTATTCACTTACTTGCATCTTGCGCCTGAAGTGGAACTGACAAATGCGCTACTTGCTAAAAAGGTTATTGGGATTGCTTACGAAACTGTTCAACTTCCGAATAATACCTTGCCTCTTCTTGCACCAATGAGCGAAGTGGCAGGACGTATGGCTACACAGATTGGCGCACAATATTTGCAACAGACGAACGGTGGTAAAGGAATTTTATTAGGCGGTGTACCAGGCGTTTCCCGCGGCCAAGTAACGATTATTGGTGGAGGACAAGCAGGAGCAAATGCAGCACGAGTTGCAGTGGGTATGGGAGCAAAGGTAACCGTGCTAGATCTGTCAGTAGACCGTCTGCGTTATTTAGATGAAATCTTCGGCAATGATATTCAAACACTGGTTTCTAATCCATTCAATATCGCTGAATCTGTGAAAAATTCAGACCTTGTTGTCGGTGCGGTTCTAATTCCAGGAGCAAAAGCGCCGAAATTAGTGTCAGAAGATATGGTGAAGTCGATGAAATCAGGCTCTGTACTTGTTGATATCGCTATTGATCAAGGGGGAATTTTTGCAACATCAGACCGTGTCACAACACATGATAATCCAACATACGAAAAACATGGTATTGTTCACTATGCAGTGGCAAATATGCCAGGGGCTGTTCCGCAAACTTCGACAATGGCACTTACAAACGTCACTGTGCCTTACGCATTGCAAATTGCTAACAAAGGTTATAAACAAGCATGTTTAGATAATTTAGCTCTACAAAAAGGTATTAATACATTAGAGGGACATGTAACGTACAAAGCTGTAGCAGATGACCAAGGCATTGACTATGTAACGGCTGAAACATTACTCAACCGTTAA
- a CDS encoding universal stress protein — translation MTLVYKQILVAVDGSKESEWAFKKAVAIADRNDATLNLINIIDTRSYAAVEAYDRSIAERAQKFAEELLNDYKVEAEKAGVQNVNIIVEYGSPKTMISRDLSKKLQADLIICGATGLNAVERFLIGSVSENIVRSAKCDVLVVRTAEEA, via the coding sequence ATGACATTAGTATACAAACAAATTCTTGTTGCGGTGGACGGATCAAAAGAATCAGAATGGGCTTTTAAAAAGGCTGTTGCTATTGCAGATCGTAACGATGCGACTTTGAACTTGATAAATATTATTGACACACGTTCCTACGCGGCTGTTGAAGCCTATGACCGATCAATTGCAGAACGGGCGCAAAAATTTGCGGAAGAGCTATTGAACGATTATAAAGTGGAGGCCGAAAAAGCGGGAGTACAAAATGTCAATATCATAGTCGAGTACGGTTCGCCTAAAACAATGATTTCACGCGATTTGTCGAAAAAGCTACAAGCAGACCTTATCATTTGTGGGGCAACAGGATTGAATGCAGTTGAACGCTTCCTCATTGGTAGTGTCTCTGAAAATATTGTCCGCTCTGCAAAATGTGATGTGCTTGTTGTACGTACAGCCGAAGAAGCGTAA